From the Natrinema saccharevitans genome, the window TCTGGCCGGCTTCCGCGTCGTCTGCGGAGAGTTCGTCCGGGCGGGAGTCGCTCTCGGCTGCTGGCCGCGGGAACGACCGGACCGTGAAGTCCTCGAGCGTCGCGGTCGCGGCCGTCGACGAGTCGGTGGTCGTCTCGGTGTCGGTATCGCTGGCGTCGACGTCGTCGGGGATCGCCCCGGGAGCAAACGCCGCCAGCGTCGCGTCGCCGGCGTCGGTCGCCGGTTCGAGCAGGTGGGCGGTCGGGAGTGGGCGGTCGTCGGTACTGTGCGTGCGTGATCGGGTGTGGGTCGACATATTGGTCTCACCTGGATTTCGGGGTCCCTTTCGGGAGCGGCGGCCACTGTCGCGGGTACTCATCGGTCGGTACCTCCATCGGTGCGGGCTCGGTCCCAAACCGGGCTTGCCGTCGCCTCGGCGGCCGGGAGCGTCGTTTCGTAGGCCGTCGTCGGGCCGTGTTCGGGATCGAGCCGAACGGTTTCGGTCACGACGCCGATCTCCTGCAGGTCGTTCAGGGCCCGGTAGACCGTCGGCCGCGAGTACTCGAGGGCGTCCTCGAGGTCGTCAGCAGTTGCCGGGCCGTCAGCGCGGTCAATCGCGACATAGTACTCGGCCCGGTTCGGCGCGACGAACGCCAGCGCGTCGGGCAACTCGCCAGCGCCGGTGAACTCGTCGACGTTCATCGCAGATCACCGCCGTAGATGATCGCGACGACCGCGACCCCGAGGCGGCGGGCCGCGACATGGGAACAGGCCGGGAGGCGGACGCGCCGGATCATCGGTCGGGTCCCTCCTCGTCGGACGCGCAGTCGTCACAGACGTACAGCGGGCCGGCCGGGACACCGCCGATGGTCACCTGCACGACCTCGGTCGCGGGGGCGTCCTCACAGTCCTGACACTGTTGGTCCTCGAGTAGGCCGCCGTCGGTCGCGACCGGCTGGCCGTCCTCGAGCGGTCGCGTGTTCGTCCCGCCGCAGTGCCCACAGACGATCGGCGTCGTCTCGTCGTCACGGTCGTCGTACAGCAGCGCGAGTTTCATCTCGCAGTCCTCGCAGTAGTGCGTGTGTTCCTGTCCGCCATCGGTCGCGACCTCCTGCTCGTCGTCTACTTCGTCTGGTTCGCCGACGTAGCAGGCGATACTCGCGTTCTCCGGGTCGCCGGCCCACACGTTGAGACAGTCGTCGCAGCCGTAGTAGCCGGCACGTTCCTCGCGAAACGTCAGACAGCCACAGACCGGGCAGCCGTCGTTTCGGAGGTCGACGCCGTCGTACTCCGGTGGCACCGGCGTCCCGGCGTGGTCGACGGGTTGATCGTCGGTCTCGAGCGTGGGGAGTTCCGTCCCGCCGTCGGTCGCAAGCCGATCGTCGATCGTCTCGCAGTCGGTGTCGTGGTGGCGCGGACAGAACTCGGACTCGCCGTCGGTCCGACGGACTGGGTTCGAACACCGCTCGCCGGCGTTGGTGATCGCGCGGCACTGCGAGCGCGTGAACGTGTAGTCCTCGCTGGTCTCCGAGTCGTCGTCAGACTCGAGCGTGTCGCCGCCGAGGGTCTGCTGGGCCGTCTCGTTGCCGCCGTCGCAGCGGTACTGCTCGGGATCCTCGGCGATCTGCTCGAGATACTCGTCGTCGGCGTCGGCCAGCGTCTGGTTCACGACGCTGGTGTGGCCGCTGTCCTCGCGGGTCTCGCCTTCGCGGAGCGAGACACCGTCGTCGGCGTCGTCGCCGATTACGTCGGCCCACGGGTCCGGGATCGACTCGGGATCGATCGCCGCCCGGCAGTCCGCACAGACCGACTCGTGGTCGAGTGCGTGATGCGAGTGGGTCACGTCTTCCGCGGGGAAGTCGTCGAACCCGTCTCCGCAGGCGAAGTCGTAGTGGAAACCGTCGAACTCAATCGAAGCGTGCCACGTGCCGTTGACGCAGATCCACGCGCCAACCCCGTCGCCCGCGGTCGTCTCGAGCGGCGTCGACGGCTCGTAGGTGTCACGAGCCTCGCGCTCGCAGTCCGTACAGAGGCGGCGATTCGGGCCTGTTCCCTGGCCGCATTGGCGGCACTTCCGAGGCATTAGGCATCTCCCTCCGGGAGGTCACTGTCCGTCTGCAGTGACCGAAATAGTCCAAGAAAAGGACTTATTACTCTCGCATAAATATCAATTATTGTGGGTAATTCAGATATCGGTCGAATGATTTCAACAGCTACATTTGCACTGCTTGGAGTAACAATGATCCTCCAGAGACACCTGATAGCTGCAGTAATCTTTTTTCTCTTGGTGGGGGTGACCTTGGGGATACTGTTATCGGAGACAGCAAGCGGCTGGGTAGATAAGAATAGGGTAATTTTCGCTAGTGGATTCGTGATTCTCGGACTGATCGCCTTTTTCGATATGATCCATTGAATTCGGTCAGTACCACTCAAAGACGTACCGTCACCGCCGTCGGCTCGAAGTTCGCGCTCCTCGTCGGTCCGCCCGACACCGTGGCAGTGCGGGCACGGCACTGTCCGGTCCGCCCGCTCGATCTCACCGTCGCCGTCACAGCGATCACACCGATCCTCGGGGACCGGTCGGTAGCCCGTCTTCCGCGCGCCGTTACGGACACCGAAGTCGCGCTCGAGGCGACCCGCGTCGGCCAGCCGCCGAAGGTGCTTGTCCGCGGTCGAGGCCGAGATCGACAAGCCCGCGGCGACCGTCGTCGGTGACGCGCCACCTGCAGGAATCGTCTCGCCGGCAGCGATACACTCGGCGACGCGCTCGACGAGTTCCTCGTCGGAGACGAGACGGTCAGTCATCGGAGATCACCTCGGAGTACTCCGGGACCTCGGCATCGGGATCAGCCGTCACCCCGCCGCCGAAGGTCGCGAGACTCGGCGTCTCAGAGGTCAGCAGGTGTCGGGCAAGCGCCCGAGCGAGGTTGACGGGAACGGCATTCCCGATCTGCTCGGTGATATCCTCTTTCGTGCTGCCGGCCAGCTCGTAGCTCTCGGGGAAGCCCTGTGCCTGTTTCAGTTCGTGGGGCTCGAGCATCCGGTAGCGGACATCCAGGCCGAACGGGAACACCTCGGGGACACACAGCGCGAAGCGATCCTTCGTCGGCACCGTCGGGAGCGGATCGTCGAGTGCGTTCGCGCGAGCGTTGCCGTAGTACTCGTCGATGAACGGCTGGACGATTGGATTCGAGAGGGCGAACGCGCCGCCTTTCTCGGTCGCGACGGTCGGCAACACGTCGCTGGTCGGGTCCCGCAGCGCCCCGCCGTGGGAGTAGTGGATCAGCGTCGGCGTCACGAGGTGGCCGTCGTGGTTCCGTGCGGTCACCGTATGCAGCGGCCGCGAATCGGCCTCGTACAGCGGGTTGGAATGGAGCCCGCGGTGGGCCCCGTTCCGGGGCTTGACCAGCGGCGTCGCCGTTGCCCTGGCCATCCCGATCGCGCCCTTCGTCGCGACGGTCGGCAGCGGCCGGTCCGTCGACGGCGGCACGCCGCCGGACTGCTGTCGGAGACAGAACGTCTCCGGACTCGAGAGCGCGTGATGGTTCCCGTCGGACGTGACGGTATCGAGTGGCGCGTCGATCGGCGTCACCGTACTCGTGCCGTAGTACTTGACGATCGACGGCGTCGTCAGTGCCGTCCGTCCGCTCGGAATCCGCACGAGGAACGGGCGGTCAACCACGGCCGCGACCGTCGCGGCGTCCGCGGCGGGCACGATGTGATCGCGAAGGTCCCGCAGTTCGTCCTTGCCGATCTCCTCAAGGGCGTCGGCCAGCGGTTCGAGACGGTCGTCGCAGTGCCGGCGGATGCCCTCGGCGATTCGGGCCATCGTCGACTTCGCGAGCGGTTGGACCCGCGGGTTCTCGAGGTCGCGCGTCCAGAGCGAGTCCCCGAGATCCGACCAGTCGATGATAGCCGCCGCGGTTCTGCGGTCGGGCTTGTCTGGATCCTCGTCGACGTGAGTTGGTTCGGGTTCGGTCGGGCGCGTGTCCTGCGAGGCCATGATGAACAGCCGCTTGCGGCTTTGGGCCTCGCCGTAGTCGGCGGCGTTCAGGACGGTTCCGTAGGCGTCGTCTTCTTGATCGTACAGCACCGAGTAGCCCAGCGCCTCGAGCATCCCGACCCACCGCTGGAAGATCGAGCCGTCCTGCGTGGATTTGCCGTCGACGATCGGAGCCCACTTGCGGAACTCAGGGACGTTCTCGAGCAGGAGATGATCGGGCTGGAGGTGTTCGATCCAGTGGAGGACGTGCCAGCCGCTCGCGCGTTTCTGCTCCTGCACCGGCTTGCCGCCGCGCGCTCGGCTGTGATGAGTACACGATGGTCCGCCCACCAGGAGATCGACCTCGCCGGGCTCGACGACGTCCGGCGGGTGCAGTTCCTCGATCTTGGCGTGGTAGTGTTCGGCCCACGGGTGATTCTGCTCATGGGTCGCGATCGCCGGCTCCCAGTGATTGACGGCATGAAGTTCGACATTCTGGGTGAGCCACCAGTGAACCCGGGTGTGGTCCATCGTGATCGCGTCGGCCTCGAGGCCGGCCTCGCGGGCGATCGTCTGTGCGTTCGTGTCGATGATCGCCTTGACGAGGCCGGTGGAAAGGCCGCCCGCGCCGGCGAACAGGTCCACGACGGTGATTGTGTCGTCGCTCATGGCTCCACCCCGCGGAGCTTGTTGGCCTTTCCAACCAGCAGCGACCGCGTCACGTCTGCCTCGACTTCGTTCTCGATAATCGCGGCCAGATGCTCGTCCGTGGCGGGTGCGAGAAGGCCGTGCCACGAAACGACGCGGTCGGCTTCAAGAAGTCGGTCGACGGCCTCGCTGATTTCGTCGCGACTGCACGGGACGTTGCCCTTGCTCGCTTCCTGTTTGAGTCGGGACTGGCCCGTCCAGACGTTGCCGTTCACGTTCTGGATGCCGTCCGGTGTCGGCTCGGTCCGGCGCTGGATTGCCTCGAACAGGGCGTCGTCGACGGCCTCCGTCCCGGCTGCGGACATCTACGCGTCACCCCCGTTGGGCAGGAACGCTGTGCTAGCGTCCGGCCGTCCGTTGGACTCCGCGAGGAGGTCGACGATCAGTTCGTCTAACGCGTCGTCCCCGAGTGTCTCGGCCAGTGCCTCGGCGAGCAACTCGTGATTGCTACCCCCAGACTCGGTCGCGAGCGCGTGGGCTTGCACCGGCGTATCCGCCAGCAGGTAGATCCCTCGGTCGTCGATCGGCTCGCCCTTGGTTTTTCGCGAGAGTTCGAAGCCGAGTGCCGATGCCTCGCTCGCGATGAACTGTGTCCGGGACTCGTACAGCGTCCAGCAGTCACAGGCGCTGCAGTAGTCGGTCGGGCCCTGTTCCGGATGCGTGCCGTTTGCGGGCTCGGTGTAGTGGAGCCCGTCAGGACAGAACATCCGCTCGTCGTCCTGCTCAACCTCGAGGTCGCGCCGGCGTTTGGGTTCGACCGTGTTGATCGGATCGAACAGCCGGTCAGCGAAGCGATCGGACATCTACGCGGCACCTCCATTGGTCGCGGCCTTCGTCGGCGGTTGTACGTCGACGTCGCCGATCGGCTGTGGGTCCGTCGTATCGATCGGCCGTCGTGCAACCTCGTCGCGGGTCAGCCCCAGCGGTTCGGCGGTCCGTTCGGTGTCCTCCTCGTCGAAGACACGCATGAGGAACGGGCGATCGGCCTCGGCGGTCGCGGGGAAGACGTACTCGGTCGTCTCGTCGCGGTCGAACTCGAGGACTTCGCCGATCTCGAGTCCGGTCGCGTCCGGGTGCAGGTCGTCGGTTTCGTCGGCGACTGTCTGGCCGCCGTCGGTGGCCGCGACCGGGGCCGAGGTAGCGTCAGCGGGGGTCATCGGGGACGGCTCGGATTCCGTGGGCGGTTCGAAGTCTGCCAGCGGAACGATTGCCCGCGGGATCGGGAGCGCCTCGGTGGTCGGTCCGTCGGACAGCTCGCGCTCGCGAGCGTCGATGTACTTGTGGACCGCCGTCTTGTCGTAGCGGTCGTGGATGTGGCGCTTCTCTGCCTGTCGGTAGGCTTCGAGGCGCTCGAGGTCGGTGATTCCGTCGATCATCCCCTTCCAGACGAGTTCCGAACTCGTGAGGAAGCGGACCGGGTTCTCCGGCGCGGCCTCGAGAATGTCGTCGTCGCACTCGTAGCGACCCGAATCGGTCGCGGCGTGGCGACCGTTCATCGGCGCACCGCCTCCTCGACGAGCGGGTCGTAGTCGCGATCGTAGCCCGCAACTGCCTCGAGATCGACGTTGATCTCGTCGGTCGTCCCGACGACACGGGGCTGTCGCTGGTTAGAAATACGCTTCTCCGTCTCCGAATCGTTCCGACTAGATTTAAGTCGGTTACGCTGTAACTCGGGCATGCTTCGTGGGATCTGCTCTGTGATTGGACGTCGCACGAAGCAACCGCGGTTGCAGTGTGTTCCAGCACACTGCGTTTCGCGACGATTCTACTGAGGTTCGCCGCGTAGCGAGTTGCTTCTGTATCTATTACATTCAGGTCAGGTGACTTAGTTCTTGCCATACTCCGACCGTGTGGAGTGGCTTTTTGATGGATGCGTGCGTGGGTACGCGTAATGAGTGATCGAACTCGCGACGACGAGACCAAGCAGTTCAACCAGGAGTATACTGACGAGGACTTTCTCGAGGCGATCCGAGAGTGCCCGGTTCCATCGACCGGCGAGGTCGCCGAGGCGGTCGGGTGCTATCGAAAGACGGTACTCAATCGATTAGGTGAGCTCGAGGAGCAAGGCGAGGTCGGCCACAAGAAGGTCAGCGGGAAAGCGAAGGTGTGGTACATCGACAACGAGTAAGGAACATCTCTGATTCTCGATATACGTCACTGAGAATCCAGTGAAATCTTTTTCTTGGGCCGATCGGTCGCGAAGGTCTGTGCGGGGTGCGTGGCCGATCGGAGCGTGTGAGCGGCCAGAGAACAGCGGGAATCAGACAGAGACAGCGGTGGGAACGGCAATACGGGAAAGAGAAGGAACGGGACAGTCTCGAGACAGCCAACCGAGAGTGGCCGATCCATCAGATGGCTGTTATTAGGTTCCCTGCCGAAACTCTTTTAAGCTATACTATCCTAATAGACCGCAGCAGACCTTTTGAGGCAAGGTAAAGTGGAACGTGGCCGCAGCCGGGGCTTTCAGCCGCTCTATATCACGTTTTGCTGTCCTGCCGTATTCGCGCGCCAGATCGTTCTGTTCGGCCGGTCTTGTGTCTCTGGTCCCGTCCCAGACCCTCGGCCGATCTCGGTCTGAAAAGAAAAGATTCCGTCACTGCTAAGCAGGCCATTTTCTCACCGCTCGAAAATCGCTATACGGCGACGGTCTCTTTTCAAATCTCCCGATCTTCGAACCGGCAAGTCTTGCGGGCCGCAGTCACTAACTTTCGCTGGCCGTTGCTATCTCTCACTATCTCGAGACAAACGCACGTCATTCTCGGCCCGATCGCGACCGATCAACAGCTCGCACTGGGCGATCGCCGGTCTACTCACGACCTTGAGCGTCGCCGATTGCCGAGACACAAGGTTTCCAGTGGAAAATCAGGGGTCAAAACAAGGCGTTGCACACAGCCGTCGCTATCGGCCGCGGGGCGTTCTCGGGGTCCGGTCGCCGGCTACAGTTTGTTACTGACTTCGGCGATCTGAGCCTGCGGGCTCAGGGGCTTGTCACGGTCAGCAACCCACTCGAACACGGGCTCACTTGGCCGGTCGGGTCGAACGGGAACCCATTCGTCGTCCCGTAGTAGGTCGTCCTCGAGTAGTTCGTCGTCCTCAAGCTCGAGGACGGCGTCGGCGGCTGCGAAGCGAGCCCACTGGTTGACGTAGACGTACTCCGAAAGCATCTGGTTGTATGTCTTCCCGGCTGCGACCTTCGCGTTCGGCCACTCTCCGAGCGGGTCGTCTAACTCAGAGAGTCTGTCACTCCAGTCGTCGTCCTCGAGTAACGTATGCAGGAACCCAAGCCCCTGCCGGAACTCGGCAAGGTCACGGACCCACTGCTCGGCGTTCTCCTTCACGGCGATTCCGGTCTGTTGGACGTGTTCGGTCGGGTCAAGCACCCACGTCTTCTCGACGAGGTCGGCGATCGTCTCCTTAACCTCCTCGGCGAAGCGTTCTTTCGCCGCGGCCTCGGACGTGTAGTACTCGTCACGCAACGGGTCGGGATGGGGAACGAGGTGCCCTTTCTTGACCAACAGCCGCTTGTACTCCGATTTCTTGTACCGCCGGCCTTCGGACTCGTCGGCGCGACTAATCTGGTGTTCGGTGTACTGGAGAATCTTCGCTTCGACCAGTTTCTCGGGAACCACGTCACCGTTGGACCGAAGAATCCCGGCGAGGATCTTCGCGACGGGCTTCTTACTGGCCCGAAGTGCGTAGGGGTCGTCGGAGTATTTGCCGTCGCCGACTATCTCGACATCCCCGCTCGAGCGCACACGGTCCTCGTGAATCTCGAGATCGTCAGACCAGTGCTGGCCGATCGCGTCGGTCAGCTCGTCCCACGTTAGTTCGGCCCCGGTCGTCGCCAGATCCTGGGGCGTGTAGGTCGGCGTGTAGCTCGAGGGCGTCGGCGTGACCTGAAGGCCGCCATCCGCCGTCGGAATCTGGGCCGGACTATCGCCGTCCATCCGGTACTTCTCGTCGACGTCTTCGGGCTCAAGGTTGCCGTTGAGCAGCGCCTGGACATCGACCTTCTCGTCCCGGATCGCGCGCGGGTGAATGTCGCCCGCGACCTGTCGGTAGAACTGTTCCGCGATGTGCTTGAGACCCGCCGACTGCGAACAGTCGAGGATATCGTACGACACCGCCTCGATCAACTCTTTCTCCGTCGGATCTGCTTGTACTGAAACGTTCGTATCTCGGTTACTCATGCGCGACCACCTCTATGGTCGCACGACTAGCGCTACGAGCGGCGAGCGATCCGATCTCGGTCTGACGAGTCTTGCCAGTACGCGAGGGGAAAGTATTAAGACCGAATCTCGCCAAGAACCAGGTAGGGTTAGGCTGGTTCTTTGGGGCTTCGGCCCCGCCCGCCTCTACGTTCGTTAGCCGTGCATTTGTGTATCGAGTCTCTTGTCGTGGGTTCGCCTTAAAACTAGGCGGACTATCTGGCGAAAGTGCGGGATTGCTCTGTGATTGGATCATTGGTGAGTTGCGTGGGGTCGCTGGTGCGCGCCGCGCGGCTAGCCTGTTCCAGCAGGCCTCGCACGGCGGAATCGATACGTGACTGTAGGGCTACCGTTGGACCGACACCTCGCTCACGTCGATTTTCGCGTCCATGACCCGCGCGATCCAGTCGGGGACCCGCGTGGGCTTGTCGGCTATCCCGTCCTCGGTGAACGCGCCGGTCAGCTCGGCTTGGGCCTCGCTGCCCTCGAGCGTCCACCGATTGCCGTTGCGCTCGATCGAGACGATGAAGTTCCCGCGCGTCCCGCGGAACGTAAGTTCGCAGGTCGCGCCCGACGGGACGTCGATCCCGAGCGGTTTGAGATGCACCGTGTTCGTGATCTCGAGTCGTTCGTCGGTCGTGTCCGGATCGCGTTCGCGGACTGCCATACCCGAATGAACGTCCCCATGGCTGATATAGTCCGGTGGGGGTCGTTCCACCCGTTCCACCCGACGCAGTCACGCGATTTTTGAGTTCCACCCTCGCTGGGTGAACGGTGTTTCCCCCGAGCCTGTTGGCAGTCGGTTTAAGGGGACGCGTCGTGTGGGTCATGGTGTAGGGTCGCCAACAGTGTCGCCCTCCGGACGGCGTGTTCTGACCACGCCTGTCCGCTGCGTTTTACGGACTGGTTACCCGCCCAGAGGGTCGTGTCTGCTGACAGCACCCTGTTGTAGTCCACCATACTTAACTCTTGATACGTATACGTCTCAAAATGAGATGGAAATGCATCCTAGTCCTAATACATCGGTGAAAACTTGTGCGCTCCTCGGAATTGGTAACCAATGCGACGGAAACGGGGTGCATGGATGAATAAAGCCAGTGACCCCGTTCTCGAGTTTCTGGACGGTCACGATATTGCAGTCCCGGTTAGTGTGCTAGATATCGAACTTGATCCATCTCGAGCTACAATCGCTCGCGCGCTATCGGAGTTGGAAAGTCACGGCCTAATCGAGACTCACGACGATTATACGACCCATTATCAGATTACGGACCTCGGTCGTGACTATCTCGATGGAAAGGTCGATGCGGACAATCTGCCGGCCAACAATGATACTGATGCTGATGGCGACGCAGATAATGACGAAAACGATTTCGACGCGAGCGAGTTGGAAGACGACGGTGACGAGGAATAGCCACTGGTGAGTATCCAACCACCTATCCTTTTTATCTGACCAGTGTCTATCAGTGATCGCTGGGGATACCCTTCGTCAGGAACTCGTTGTGGTTCCCCAGCGAATGGCCGATGGCTGAAAGTGATGAAAAGACCGACCCAGACGCTGACCGGTTGGAGCGCGCTGAGAAGTGGCTCCGAGTCGCGACGCAACTGGCTCGGTTCACGAAACAAGTTGTCACTCTGGGACTCCTGATAGCGTGAATAGCGCTGCTGTCCCGAGTGAACCACAACAAAGTACCCCGTGAGGGGTCCCCCGTTTTGGGGGTTAGAAGACAACTCCTGTTACTCTATCAGACGAATAGCGCAGCCGCTATAGTGTGAAACAGCCGATGGTGAAAGGACCGACGGAGCAGCATGGTAATCAGTGGCTTTTCCGCCGGTTCCCTCCGCCAGGAACTACTAGGATAATTGCCGGACGAATACTTAAATCTTTCTGAAGGGTTTACATGTCTTTCAGCCGCGACGCACGGCCCCGAGATCCAAATCAACCCGCTCGCACCACCCATTGACCGCTTTCCACGCTTCTTCGGCTGAGTCTACAACCGATTCAAAAGTCCACTTGAGTGCCGAAGCTACCCCTCGAATGAGACACATGAGTATTAGAGCAGCCCGTTCTCCCGTGCGTTTTCACGTAACGAATCTAAATCGAGTTCGTCACTCATATGGAGGTTCTCGAGCGTCGATAGCGCCGCATCCAGCGGTACGTCGACCTCGTACTCGTAGTAGATCCCGCCGGCGCGACCCTCGTTTTGCTTGGTCCGATCGAGAATGCCAAGCATCGAGAGTTCGGCGAGATGATTATGGAATGTTCGCCCGCCGAGTGGGCCGCGGTCGGTCGCTTGCGCGAGGTCCTGGTACTGCTCGCAGAGCGTCTGTTTTTGCAGTGGGACGCTGTCGGGATCGGCGACCGTCGACGCGACCACGGCCAGCAGCGTCAGATGACCGTGGGAAGTCAGGTCCTTCATCTCGTGGAATTATAGGACGAAAATGCAACTCTCTAAGGATTTCAACAGAGCCATAATATACTGCATCTGTGAATATTGACAGGCCCTAATTTTGTGGCATTTACCGTTTACCCCGATTAATCTTGGAGCCTACTCTCTATTATATAATTTCCTAGCTATTTATTGTGCCGTATAGTTCCTCTACAAACTAGATATGTTGTGTGGAGCTAATACAAAATACTTACCCAGAACATTCTGGTTTAGAATACAGTCATAAAGAACAATCAAATCTACCAATTATTCCCAATTGCAATGTCGGAAGATAACAGAATCGGCCGACGTAGCGCGTTCAAAAAAATCGGCGGGGCGACTATCGCAGGAAGCGTCCTTTTCGCAGGAACGGGAGCCGCTAAGAGTGAGGGTGCTGAATCGAGCAACATCTCAGAAGAAGACTTAGACACTGGTGAGGCAGTTGCGACATCCAGCAGCGGATCGCTGACGACGCAGTCTGTTGGT encodes:
- a CDS encoding helix-turn-helix domain-containing protein is translated as MNVDEFTGAGELPDALAFVAPNRAEYYVAIDRADGPATADDLEDALEYSRPTVYRALNDLQEIGVVTETVRLDPEHGPTTAYETTLPAAEATASPVWDRARTDGGTDR
- a CDS encoding DNA cytosine methyltransferase, yielding MSDDTITVVDLFAGAGGLSTGLVKAIIDTNAQTIAREAGLEADAITMDHTRVHWWLTQNVELHAVNHWEPAIATHEQNHPWAEHYHAKIEELHPPDVVEPGEVDLLVGGPSCTHHSRARGGKPVQEQKRASGWHVLHWIEHLQPDHLLLENVPEFRKWAPIVDGKSTQDGSIFQRWVGMLEALGYSVLYDQEDDAYGTVLNAADYGEAQSRKRLFIMASQDTRPTEPEPTHVDEDPDKPDRRTAAAIIDWSDLGDSLWTRDLENPRVQPLAKSTMARIAEGIRRHCDDRLEPLADALEEIGKDELRDLRDHIVPAADAATVAAVVDRPFLVRIPSGRTALTTPSIVKYYGTSTVTPIDAPLDTVTSDGNHHALSSPETFCLRQQSGGVPPSTDRPLPTVATKGAIGMARATATPLVKPRNGAHRGLHSNPLYEADSRPLHTVTARNHDGHLVTPTLIHYSHGGALRDPTSDVLPTVATEKGGAFALSNPIVQPFIDEYYGNARANALDDPLPTVPTKDRFALCVPEVFPFGLDVRYRMLEPHELKQAQGFPESYELAGSTKEDITEQIGNAVPVNLARALARHLLTSETPSLATFGGGVTADPDAEVPEYSEVISDD
- a CDS encoding winged helix-turn-helix domain-containing protein, with the translated sequence MSDRTRDDETKQFNQEYTDEDFLEAIRECPVPSTGEVAEAVGCYRKTVLNRLGELEEQGEVGHKKVSGKAKVWYIDNE
- a CDS encoding ArsR family transcriptional regulator, whose translation is MNKASDPVLEFLDGHDIAVPVSVLDIELDPSRATIARALSELESHGLIETHDDYTTHYQITDLGRDYLDGKVDADNLPANNDTDADGDADNDENDFDASELEDDGDEE